The stretch of DNA CCGGGCCCCGTGTACCTCTACTACGAGCTGTCCAACTTCTACCAGAACAACCGGCGCTACGGCGTGTCCCGCGACGACGCGCAGCTCAGCGGCCTGGCCAGCGCGCTGCGCCACCCGGCCAACGAGTGCGCCCCCTACCAGTTCCGATCCGACGGCCTGCCCATCGCGCCGTGCGGCGCCATCGCCAACAGCCTCTTCAACGACTCCTTCTCGCTATGGCACCAGCGCCAGCCCGCGGATCCCTTCGTCGAGGTGCCGCTCGACCGCACCGCCATCGCCTGGTGGACCGACTACCATGTCAAGTTCCGAAACCCGCCGCTGGTGAACGGCAGCCTGGCGCTGGCCTTCCGCGGCACGGCGCCGCCGCCCAACTGGCACCGGCCGGTTTATGAGCTCAGCCCGGATCCCAACAACACCGGCTTCATCAACCAGGACTTCGTGGTGTGGATGCGCACCGCGGCGCTGCCCACGTTCCGCAAGCTGTATGCACGCATCCGCCAGGGCAACTACTCCGCCGGTCTGCCCCGGGGCACCTACCGTGTCAACATCACCTACAACTACCCGGTGCGCGCCTTCGGCGGGC from Arvicanthis niloticus isolate mArvNil1 chromosome 23, mArvNil1.pat.X, whole genome shotgun sequence encodes:
- the Tmem30b gene encoding cell cycle control protein 50B; this translates as MTWSASSRGAHQPDNTAFTQQRLPAWQPLLSAGITLPLFFCAGLAFIGLGLGLFYSSNGIKELEYDYTGNPGTGNCSLCAAKGQGHAPPPSCQCAWSFTLPELFPGPVYLYYELSNFYQNNRRYGVSRDDAQLSGLASALRHPANECAPYQFRSDGLPIAPCGAIANSLFNDSFSLWHQRQPADPFVEVPLDRTAIAWWTDYHVKFRNPPLVNGSLALAFRGTAPPPNWHRPVYELSPDPNNTGFINQDFVVWMRTAALPTFRKLYARIRQGNYSAGLPRGTYRVNITYNYPVRAFGGHKLIILSNISWMGGKNPFLGIAYLVVGSLCIIMGFVMLVVYIRYQDQDDDDNDDE